A section of the Cydia amplana chromosome 15, ilCydAmpl1.1, whole genome shotgun sequence genome encodes:
- the LOC134654762 gene encoding uncharacterized protein LOC134654762 has protein sequence MRDDEDIKRERRALATRANMLAHRFRRCTTPVKITLFRAFCTTFYACALWTSYTQRSLNDLRIQYNNAFRALLRLPRWCSASGMFADARVNGFPAIMRARCAAALRHLRDSRNSLLTVIADRMDSQLLAHWAGVHSVVATYT, from the coding sequence ATGAGGGATGACGAGGATATAAAAAGGGAGCGTAGGGCGTTGGCGACTAGAGCGAATATGCTGGCACATAGATTTAGGCGCTGCACTACGCCGGTAAAGATAACCTTGTTTCGAGCCTTTTGCACGACTTTCTATGCATGTGCACTATGGACCAGCTATACGCAAAGGTCGCTAAACGACCTACGCATCCAATACAACAATGCCTTCAGGGCACTGTTGCGGCTGCCTCGCTGGTGCAGCGCGTCCGGGATGTTCGCGGATGCGCGCGTGAACGGGTTCCCGGCCATCATGCGCGCGCGCTGCGCGGCTGCACTGCGGCACCTGCGGGACAGTCGAAACAGTCTCCTGACTGTTATAGCGGACAGGATGGACAGTCAGCTTCTTGCGCACTGGGCCGGGGTACACTCGGTGGTGGCTACATACACATGA